Proteins from a genomic interval of bacterium:
- a CDS encoding rhodanese-like domain-containing protein produces the protein MIENARSPHTTCEIADLKAGLESDLRPLVIDVRMPEIFANQHVSGAVNIPTAEMTDRQAELPEDRDHPIVTVCNRGNLSLQGMLVLQSLGYRNVRSLNGGTVAWAEEGLPTGD, from the coding sequence ATGATCGAGAACGCGCGGAGTCCGCACACGACCTGCGAGATCGCCGATCTGAAGGCCGGGCTCGAGAGCGACCTGAGGCCGCTCGTGATCGACGTCCGGATGCCCGAGATCTTTGCGAACCAGCACGTGTCCGGGGCGGTCAACATCCCGACCGCGGAGATGACCGATCGCCAGGCCGAGCTCCCGGAGGATCGCGACCATCCGATCGTCACGGTCTGCAATCGCGGCAACCTCTCGCTCCAGGGCATGCTCGTCCTGCAGTCGCTCGGCTACCGGAACGTGCGCAGCCTGAACGGCGGGACGGTCGCCTGGGCCGAGGAAGGTCTCCCGACCGGCGACTAG
- a CDS encoding SDR family oxidoreductase, with product MGGGQTPGDTIGNGRATSLLFAREGASVVVVDTRLDSARETVATIEAEGGRAIAVEADATREADCDRVVDTCTSEFGRVDVLHNNVGIGGGDAGPAHVTEEAWDRILDVNLKSVVFPCKAALPVMRAQESGSIVNISSIAAVCSTGIVAYKTSKAGMNAYTQSLAIGNAKYGIRANVIMPGLMETPMAIEGISEARGIDKQELIRARDAQVPLGRKMGTAWDIAHAALFLASDDARFITGVMLPVDGGQSARIG from the coding sequence GTGACACGATCGGGAACGGTCGCGCGACGAGCCTTCTCTTCGCGCGGGAAGGCGCGAGCGTGGTCGTGGTCGATACACGGCTCGACAGCGCGCGGGAGACCGTGGCGACGATCGAGGCGGAGGGCGGCCGGGCCATCGCCGTCGAGGCCGATGCGACTCGGGAGGCCGACTGCGATCGCGTCGTCGATACCTGCACTTCGGAGTTCGGTCGCGTCGACGTGCTCCACAACAACGTCGGGATCGGCGGTGGGGACGCTGGGCCGGCGCACGTCACCGAAGAGGCCTGGGACCGGATCCTCGACGTGAACCTCAAGAGCGTCGTCTTTCCCTGCAAGGCGGCGCTCCCCGTGATGCGTGCGCAGGAGAGCGGCTCGATCGTGAACATCTCGTCGATCGCGGCCGTCTGCTCCACCGGGATCGTCGCCTACAAGACCTCCAAGGCCGGCATGAACGCCTACACCCAGTCCCTCGCGATCGGCAACGCGAAGTACGGGATCCGCGCGAACGTGATCATGCCTGGACTGATGGAGACGCCGATGGCGATCGAAGGGATTTCCGAGGCGCGCGGCATCGACAAGCAAGAGCTCATCCGGGCGCGCGACGCGCAGGTCCCCCTCGGCCGGAAGATGGGCACGGCCTGGGACATCGCCCACGCCGCCCTCTTCCTCGCCTCCGACGACGCCCGCTTCATCACCGGCGTGATGCTGCCCGTCGACGGCGGACAGAGCGCGCGGATCGGATAG